One genomic region from Leucoraja erinacea ecotype New England chromosome 36, Leri_hhj_1, whole genome shotgun sequence encodes:
- the ccdc33 gene encoding coiled-coil domain-containing protein 33: MVEPPYSTRGLAPIRSHCGSLGWGNNSDFFYPLHRLQELENYRAAMQKMASDIIKLRKDTGRLETENSKLRSELNLHQNLGQSLLDDTDIDVMTKAEIADRIVLLKHKLASETAEHLKSKDKLQQQQNELIRKNDRETELLRLQKAHQQQHAALQKHQDKMRKSKLLEDTIRQQEVVIEKMENILNMKLNERPREKADASKKRTGATEESVRREVEAVLLAENARLREELGQLRLQPTPIILQQPVYPIKESLADPERLRLLAQLEKAQGRIQTLETLLDENSRKWGRERQSMLTRLSEHQHGFTRTSTMLFHDFPLKTALDSHLTRN; this comes from the exons ggggtggggtaacaattctgattttttttatcCACTGCACCGCCTGCAGGAGTTGGAGAATTATCGGGCAGCAATGCAGAAGATGGCCTCGGACATTATCAAACTGAGGAAAGACACCGGGAGACTGGAGACGGAGAACAGCAAACTACGCAGCGAGCTCAACCTGCACCAGAACCTGGGCCAGAGCCTGCTGGATGACACCGACATCGACGTGATGACCAAGGCGGAAATAGCGGACAGAATCG TCTTGTTAAAACACAAACTGGCCAGCGAGACTGCTGAGCATCTGAAAAGCAAAGATAAGTTGCAGCAACAGCAGAATGAATTAATCCGG AAGAACGATCGAGAGACGGAGCTCTTGAGGCTACAGAAAGCCCACCAGCAGCAGCACGCAGCCTTACAGAAACACCAGGACAAAATGCGCAAGTCAAAGCTTCTGGAAGACACCATACGACAACAGGAAGTG GTCATAGAAAAAATGGAGAATATTTTAAACATGAAGTTGAACGAGAGACCGAGAGAAAAGGCTGACGCTTCCAAAAAACGAACAG gggccacagaggaGAGCgtgaggagagaggtggaggcagtACTGCTGGCTGAGAATGCACGGCTGCGGGAGGAGTTGGGACAACTACGGCTGCAGCCTACACCCATCATCCTGCAGCAGCCCGTCTACCCCATCAAG GAATCGTTGGCTGACCCGGAGAGACTACGCTTGCTGGCACAGTTGGAGAAGGCTCAGGGACGTATCCAAACGCTGGAGACTCTG TTGGATGAGAACTCAAGGAAATGGGGACGAGAGAGGCAGAGTATGTTGACGAGGCTCTCCGAGCACCAACATGGTTTCACCAGAACCTCCACCATGCTGTTCCATGACTTCCCTTTG AAAACTGCTTTGGACTCACATCTGACCCGAAATTGA